A window of the Lactuca sativa cultivar Salinas chromosome 5, Lsat_Salinas_v11, whole genome shotgun sequence genome harbors these coding sequences:
- the LOC111892495 gene encoding uncharacterized protein LOC111892495 isoform X2, producing MTTAARPTWAPAKGGNEQGGTRIFGPSQKYSSRDIASHTTLKPRKDGQDTQDELERRDLKEELVERERRHFSSKDKGYEDRDRRKSGHHLLEGSRRELEDRIVPRSADADDADLDVKSDDDSDEEDDDEEDDTEALLAELEQIKKERAEEKLRKEREEQEEELKLKEAELIRGNPLLNNPTSTSFNVKRRWDDDVVFKNQARGETKAPKRFINDTIRSDFHRKFLHKYMK from the exons ATGACAACGGCTGCTAGACCGACATGGGCACCTGCTAAAGGTGGTAACGAACAAGGTGGAACACGTATATTTGGTCCTTCTCAGAAGTATTCCTCCAGGGATATTGCTTCTCACACAACCCTCAAGCCCAG AAAGGATGGTCAAGACACCCAAGATGAACTAGAAAGGAGAGACCTCAAAGAGGAGTTGGTGGAGCGTGAGCGCAGACACTTCTCATCTAAAGACAAGGGTTATG AGGATAGAGACCGAAGAAAAAGTGGTCATCACCTACTGGAAG GATCAAGGAGAGAACTAGAGGACAGAATTGTTCCACGCAGTGCTGATGCTGATGATGCTGATTTAGATGTCAAAAGTGATGATGACAG tgatgaagaggatgatgatgaagaagatgatacAGAAGCACTTTTAGCAGAGCTTGAACAAATCAAGAAGGAACGGGCGGAGGAAAAACTACGCAAA GAACGTGAAGAGCAAGAAGAGGAGCTTAAACTGAAAGAGGCCGAGTTGATAAGAGGGAACCCTTTGCTTAATAATCCAACTTCAACTTCCTTCAATGTCAAACGCAG GTGGGATGATGACGTGGTGTTCAAGAACCAGGCCCGTGGAGAAACCAAGGCTCCAAAGCGCTTCATCAATGACACCATTCGCAGTGACTTCCATCGCAAATTTCTTCACAAATACATGAAGTGA
- the LOC111892495 gene encoding uncharacterized protein LOC111892495 isoform X1 codes for MTTAARPTWAPAKGGNEQGGTRIFGPSQKYSSRDIASHTTLKPRKDGQDTQDELERRDLKEELVERERRHFSSKDKGYGEDRDRRKSGHHLLEGSRRELEDRIVPRSADADDADLDVKSDDDSDEEDDDEEDDTEALLAELEQIKKERAEEKLRKEREEQEEELKLKEAELIRGNPLLNNPTSTSFNVKRRWDDDVVFKNQARGETKAPKRFINDTIRSDFHRKFLHKYMK; via the exons ATGACAACGGCTGCTAGACCGACATGGGCACCTGCTAAAGGTGGTAACGAACAAGGTGGAACACGTATATTTGGTCCTTCTCAGAAGTATTCCTCCAGGGATATTGCTTCTCACACAACCCTCAAGCCCAG AAAGGATGGTCAAGACACCCAAGATGAACTAGAAAGGAGAGACCTCAAAGAGGAGTTGGTGGAGCGTGAGCGCAGACACTTCTCATCTAAAGACAAGGGTTATGGTg AGGATAGAGACCGAAGAAAAAGTGGTCATCACCTACTGGAAG GATCAAGGAGAGAACTAGAGGACAGAATTGTTCCACGCAGTGCTGATGCTGATGATGCTGATTTAGATGTCAAAAGTGATGATGACAG tgatgaagaggatgatgatgaagaagatgatacAGAAGCACTTTTAGCAGAGCTTGAACAAATCAAGAAGGAACGGGCGGAGGAAAAACTACGCAAA GAACGTGAAGAGCAAGAAGAGGAGCTTAAACTGAAAGAGGCCGAGTTGATAAGAGGGAACCCTTTGCTTAATAATCCAACTTCAACTTCCTTCAATGTCAAACGCAG GTGGGATGATGACGTGGTGTTCAAGAACCAGGCCCGTGGAGAAACCAAGGCTCCAAAGCGCTTCATCAATGACACCATTCGCAGTGACTTCCATCGCAAATTTCTTCACAAATACATGAAGTGA